A part of Halodesulfovibrio marinisediminis DSM 17456 genomic DNA contains:
- a CDS encoding metallophosphoesterase family protein: MKLAVISDIHSNVYALEAVLNDIAKRGADRIVNLGDTLYGPIAPKATYNLITSSDVTSICGNQDRMLHEVTHKEFAANPTLQFVLGDLGNAPIDWLKTLPFDCQVNRQIYACHGSPTNDLTYLMEDVSSGEARVRSDSEILQLVDGQNSSVILCGHTHIPRVVELSTGQLIVNAGSVGLPAFTDDQPTVHSMETYSSHASYTMLETNSDGWNIQQMKIPYPVQDAVNAAAKQGRSDWAHYLATGRINEL; this comes from the coding sequence ATGAAACTCGCGGTTATTTCTGACATTCACAGTAACGTATATGCGCTTGAGGCCGTTCTTAATGATATTGCAAAGCGCGGTGCTGACCGCATCGTAAATCTTGGGGACACTCTGTACGGCCCCATAGCCCCAAAAGCGACTTACAACCTGATAACGTCCTCTGATGTTACCTCAATCTGTGGCAATCAGGATCGCATGCTGCATGAAGTCACACACAAAGAGTTTGCCGCAAATCCAACGCTTCAGTTTGTGTTAGGTGACCTCGGTAATGCCCCCATTGACTGGCTAAAAACGCTCCCCTTTGACTGTCAGGTTAATCGTCAAATTTATGCCTGCCATGGCTCTCCAACGAACGATCTGACATACTTAATGGAAGATGTTTCGAGTGGCGAAGCACGGGTGCGCTCTGATAGCGAGATACTACAATTAGTTGACGGACAAAATTCTTCTGTCATTCTGTGTGGGCATACACATATTCCGAGAGTTGTAGAATTATCTACCGGTCAACTTATAGTAAACGCGGGAAGTGTCGGTCTGCCTGCATTTACTGATGACCAACCTACTGTGCATTCCATGGAGACATATTCTTCACACGCATCATACACAATGCTGGAAACAAATTCTGACGGCTGGAATATTCAGCAAATGAAAATTCCATACCCTGTACAGGACGCAGTAAATGCTGCTGCAAAACAAGGACGCTCTGACTGGGCACATTACCTTGCTACGGGCAGAATCAATGAGCTCTAG
- the speB gene encoding agmatinase — protein MNRFLASELEETTPEQCRFQIVPVPFEATVSYGGGTAEGPRAILDASDQLELWDGESIPADEGIYTHEPVDCTGPTEQVLARIEAAVSHAAEYGLPVMLGGEHSVTLGALRALKKKHGSFGIVQFDAHADLRKAYEGDPYSHASVMHRALELEIPVFQLGVRAFCTEEVEVRKKHNVPHIDAKDLARNPLPETLLPEDFPKDLYITFDVDGLDPSVIRATGTPVPGGIQWWQAITLLEKAVKGRNVIGCDVVELAPQEGDHASDFAAAQLTYSMMGIIQRSTK, from the coding sequence ATGAATAGATTTTTAGCATCAGAACTTGAAGAAACCACTCCAGAACAATGTCGATTCCAAATTGTTCCGGTTCCTTTTGAAGCTACCGTTTCATACGGTGGCGGTACGGCTGAAGGCCCACGCGCCATTCTTGACGCGTCTGACCAGCTTGAACTGTGGGACGGAGAATCCATTCCTGCAGATGAAGGCATTTACACTCACGAACCAGTAGACTGCACCGGTCCTACAGAACAGGTTCTCGCCCGCATTGAAGCCGCTGTTTCTCACGCAGCTGAATATGGTCTTCCTGTTATGCTCGGCGGAGAACACTCTGTTACGCTTGGAGCTCTCCGTGCACTGAAAAAGAAGCATGGCAGCTTCGGCATCGTGCAGTTTGATGCCCATGCAGACCTGCGTAAAGCGTATGAAGGCGATCCTTACAGCCACGCTTCCGTCATGCATCGTGCACTCGAGTTGGAAATCCCAGTATTCCAGCTCGGCGTCCGTGCGTTCTGTACAGAAGAAGTAGAAGTCCGCAAAAAACACAATGTGCCACATATCGATGCAAAGGATCTGGCGCGCAATCCACTGCCGGAAACACTGCTCCCTGAAGATTTTCCTAAAGATCTCTACATTACTTTTGATGTAGATGGACTAGACCCGTCCGTTATCCGCGCAACAGGCACCCCTGTTCCGGGTGGCATCCAGTGGTGGCAAGCCATCACACTACTCGAAAAAGCCGTAAAAGGACGTAACGTAATTGGCTGTGATGTAGTTGAGCTCGCACCACAGGAAGGCGATCATGCTTCAGATTTTGCCGCTGCACAGCTCACCTACTCAATGATGGGAATCATCCAGCGCTCAACTAAATAG
- the nspC gene encoding carboxynorspermidine decarboxylase, producing MDRSYLQKLNPERLPSPCFVVDEAKLAENAAILDSVQKRTGAKILLALKGFATYSTFPVLKGILHGTCASSPHEARLGREEFGGEVHSFAAAYSDDDMAELIKYSDHIVFNSFVQLRKYRPFIQASKRTIKIGVRVNPQHSEGTTPIYDPCSPGSRLGVRLENFDESDLEGVSGLHFHTLCEQDAEALDRTLEAVEKQFGHLLHDMEWLNFGGGHHITREGYDIDRLCACIERAKSRYNVQVYLEPGEAVALDAGILVATVLDVIKADMAIAILDASAACHMPDVLEMPYRPFVIDSGEKGEKAYSYRFAGKSCLAGDVIGEYSFDTPLRAGDHVAFTDMAIYSMVKTNTFNGLQLPAIARYNPNTDELHIVREFGYDDFKCRLS from the coding sequence ATGGACAGAAGTTACCTTCAAAAACTAAATCCAGAGCGCCTGCCTTCTCCATGCTTCGTTGTGGATGAGGCAAAGCTTGCGGAAAACGCGGCGATTTTAGATTCCGTTCAGAAGCGTACAGGAGCAAAAATCCTCCTCGCGCTCAAAGGATTCGCCACATACAGCACCTTTCCGGTACTAAAAGGCATCCTGCATGGAACCTGCGCCAGTTCTCCGCACGAGGCGAGACTTGGACGTGAAGAATTCGGCGGCGAAGTGCACAGCTTCGCCGCTGCTTACTCAGACGACGATATGGCAGAACTTATCAAGTACTCTGACCACATTGTGTTCAACTCCTTCGTACAGCTTCGCAAGTATCGTCCGTTCATTCAGGCATCCAAACGCACCATCAAAATCGGCGTTCGCGTTAACCCGCAGCACTCCGAAGGTACAACGCCAATTTACGACCCGTGTTCACCGGGATCACGTCTTGGTGTACGTCTAGAAAACTTTGATGAGAGCGATCTTGAAGGCGTATCCGGCTTACATTTCCACACTCTCTGCGAACAAGACGCTGAAGCCCTTGATCGCACACTGGAAGCAGTAGAAAAGCAGTTCGGTCATCTCCTTCACGACATGGAATGGCTCAACTTCGGCGGCGGGCATCACATTACCCGTGAAGGGTACGACATTGACCGTCTCTGCGCCTGTATCGAACGCGCTAAGAGCCGCTACAATGTTCAGGTATACCTCGAACCGGGCGAAGCCGTTGCACTCGACGCTGGAATCCTCGTAGCCACCGTACTTGACGTAATCAAAGCTGACATGGCTATCGCCATTCTCGACGCATCCGCCGCATGCCACATGCCGGACGTGCTCGAAATGCCATACCGTCCATTCGTCATTGATTCCGGTGAAAAAGGTGAGAAAGCCTACTCCTACCGCTTTGCTGGTAAATCCTGCCTCGCAGGAGACGTCATAGGAGAATACTCCTTCGACACTCCGCTCCGTGCAGGTGACCACGTTGCATTTACGGACATGGCTATCTATTCCATGGTAAAAACAAACACCTTTAACGGGTTACAGCTTCCTGCAATCGCACGCTACAACCCGAACACTGACGAACTGCACATCGTACGCGAATTCGGCTACGACGACTTCAAGTGTCGTTTGTCATAG
- a CDS encoding saccharopine dehydrogenase family protein, with translation MSKVLIIGAGGVGGVCVHKCAQVPEVFTEIVLASRTIEKCDAIAASVKERTGRDIVTDTVDADNVPELVDLINKHKPVLVINLALPYQDLTIMDACLETGVHYLDTANYEPIDEAKFEYKWQWAYQERFKEKGLMALLGSGFDPGVTNVFCAHAMKHHFDEIHQLDIIDCNAGDHGHPFATNFNPEINIREVTANGRYWEHGEWIETDPLSFSMNYDFPEGIGPKKCFLMYHEELESLVKHLKGLKRARFWMTFSDQYLNHLKVLENVGMTRIDTVKYNGQDIVPLKFLKEVLPEPAGLGERTKGRTCIGCRIKGIKDGEPKDYYIYNICDHEEAFKEVASQAVSYTTGVPAMIGAMLMLTGKWTGEGVFNMEELDPDPFMEKLNIHGLPWTEVTFKN, from the coding sequence ATGTCTAAAGTGTTGATCATCGGCGCTGGTGGCGTTGGCGGCGTGTGCGTACACAAGTGTGCACAGGTTCCAGAAGTTTTTACTGAAATCGTACTTGCATCCAGAACTATTGAGAAATGTGATGCAATTGCAGCTTCCGTTAAAGAACGTACCGGTCGCGACATCGTTACCGACACCGTAGACGCGGACAACGTTCCTGAGCTTGTTGACCTCATCAACAAGCACAAGCCTGTTCTCGTTATCAACCTCGCACTGCCATATCAGGATCTCACCATCATGGACGCATGTCTCGAAACTGGTGTGCATTACCTTGATACCGCGAACTACGAGCCAATCGATGAAGCTAAGTTCGAATACAAATGGCAGTGGGCATACCAGGAGCGTTTCAAAGAGAAAGGTCTCATGGCACTTCTCGGTTCCGGCTTCGACCCAGGCGTAACCAACGTATTCTGCGCGCATGCAATGAAACACCACTTTGATGAAATCCATCAGTTGGACATCATTGACTGCAACGCAGGCGACCACGGTCACCCATTTGCAACTAACTTCAACCCTGAAATCAACATCCGCGAAGTTACTGCAAACGGTCGCTACTGGGAACACGGCGAGTGGATTGAAACCGATCCTCTCAGCTTCTCCATGAACTACGACTTCCCAGAAGGCATTGGTCCTAAAAAGTGTTTTCTCATGTACCACGAAGAACTTGAGTCTCTCGTAAAACACTTAAAAGGTCTCAAACGTGCACGCTTCTGGATGACCTTCTCCGACCAGTACCTCAACCACCTCAAAGTGCTCGAAAACGTTGGCATGACCCGTATCGACACTGTTAAGTACAATGGTCAGGACATCGTGCCTCTCAAGTTCCTCAAAGAAGTTCTTCCAGAACCAGCAGGACTTGGTGAACGTACTAAAGGTCGTACATGCATCGGTTGCCGCATTAAAGGTATTAAAGACGGTGAGCCTAAGGATTACTACATCTACAACATTTGCGACCACGAAGAAGCATTTAAAGAAGTTGCTTCTCAGGCTGTTTCCTACACCACCGGTGTACCAGCTATGATCGGCGCAATGCTCATGCTCACCGGCAAATGGACTGGCGAAGGCGTATTCAACATGGAAGAACTTGATCCAGACCCATTCATGGAAAAACTCAACATTCACGGTCTCCCATGGACAGAAGTTACCTTCAAAAACTAA